The following proteins are encoded in a genomic region of Bacillus sp. FJAT-22090:
- a CDS encoding sensor histidine kinase produces the protein MVIRSLLIEIGLFSKWRLVTGIILSAILSAVSLFFIKNAVVGYVNTSVVGSGMVTEFITLFGKRRVYNILYSPWPFLLKQLSFFIVFMFYFFLFYQHEKRRQFLKSLNQLITDTKKYVSNQEIVFEPVYQNKYLLQLTESINMIISKMDTLIEEERNAQRTKNELITNVSHDLRTPLTSILGYLSLVTEDKYRDEVELRHYIDIAYEKSTLLHKLIQDLFEYTRVQNHQLKVKKEPLNIKEMLGQLVEHYHIELVQRQFVCNETYSSEPLIAEGDGNLLIRVFENLLSNALKYGIKKKQIDIFATLDNKCILVEVTSYGNTIPATDLPHIFERFYQVDKSRSMYSESSGLGLAIAKSIVEIHDGEIHVASDEEKTVFSVYLKCLKS, from the coding sequence AATCCTGTCCGCTATTTTATCAGCAGTTTCTTTATTCTTTATTAAAAATGCGGTGGTAGGCTATGTTAATACTTCAGTAGTTGGTAGTGGAATGGTTACTGAATTTATTACTTTATTTGGTAAGAGGAGAGTTTATAACATCCTGTATTCTCCTTGGCCTTTCCTTCTTAAACAGTTAAGTTTTTTTATAGTATTCATGTTTTATTTTTTCTTATTTTACCAACATGAAAAAAGAAGACAATTTTTAAAATCCCTCAATCAGCTGATTACTGATACTAAAAAATATGTTAGCAATCAGGAGATAGTGTTTGAACCTGTTTATCAAAACAAGTATTTGTTGCAATTAACAGAAAGTATTAATATGATCATCAGCAAAATGGATACACTGATAGAGGAAGAACGAAATGCCCAGAGAACAAAAAACGAGCTAATTACGAATGTCTCCCATGACCTTCGAACTCCACTGACTTCTATACTTGGTTACTTGTCTCTTGTTACGGAAGACAAATATAGAGATGAAGTAGAACTTAGGCATTACATTGATATTGCTTATGAGAAATCAACCCTACTGCATAAGTTAATTCAGGATTTATTCGAATATACGAGAGTACAAAATCATCAGCTTAAAGTAAAAAAGGAACCGCTAAATATAAAGGAAATGCTTGGGCAGCTTGTTGAACACTATCATATCGAGTTAGTGCAGAGGCAGTTCGTTTGTAATGAGACATATAGTTCTGAACCACTTATTGCTGAAGGAGATGGAAATCTACTTATTCGTGTTTTTGAGAACCTGTTATCAAATGCTTTAAAATACGGAATAAAGAAAAAACAAATTGATATTTTCGCTACTTTAGACAATAAGTGCATTTTAGTAGAAGTAACAAGTTACGGAAATACAATCCCAGCTACGGATTTACCTCATATATTCGAAAGATTTTATCAGGTTGATAAATCACGCAGCATGTATTCTGAAAGTTCTGGATTGGGTCTTGCTATTGCTAAGAGCATTGTTGAAATACACGATGGCGAAATACATGTGGCAAGTGACGAAGAAAAAACCGTTTTTTCAGTTTATCTTAAGTGCCTTAAAAGTTGA
- a CDS encoding GNAT family N-acetyltransferase, with protein sequence MELEIGFRRKVTIVLRNLYSLYLHDLSKFTSMIDIGVDGSFEYENLDKFWDIDGLSPYFIELDGDIIGFILLLERPFLTKENDLEINDFFILNKYKGKGLAAKAAVKLFEEKQGHYFVMQVIENKRAVSFWKKLYLELNIEINERQELVDDEQCLIQTFKI encoded by the coding sequence ATAGAGCTAGAAATTGGTTTCCGCCGAAAAGTGACCATTGTTTTAAGAAACCTTTACTCTTTGTATCTTCATGACCTTTCAAAGTTCACTTCAATGATTGACATTGGGGTAGATGGTTCTTTTGAATATGAGAACCTGGATAAGTTTTGGGACATAGATGGACTTTCCCCATATTTCATTGAATTGGATGGTGATATTATAGGTTTTATATTACTATTGGAGCGTCCGTTTTTGACAAAGGAAAATGATTTAGAAATAAATGATTTTTTTATACTTAATAAGTACAAAGGTAAAGGATTGGCCGCTAAAGCTGCAGTAAAATTGTTTGAAGAGAAACAAGGGCATTATTTTGTAATGCAGGTTATTGAAAACAAACGTGCTGTTTCTTTTTGGAAAAAGTTATATCTGGAATTAAATATTGAGATTAATGAAAGACAAGAGTTAGTTGATGATGAGCAGTGTTTAATTCAAACATTTAAGATATGA
- a CDS encoding NUDIX domain-containing protein: MNKPLLRAEGIISNEEKTKFLVQCDLEESFYRFPGGSIEFGETASDAIKRELIEEFDLKSKVGELACVNESIVEYDGKKRHDCTLIHWCSVVFKDIQGNLMHKERPEVKLIWRTLNQLKNRPTYPEGILDVIASNKNHITHILIEKIYE; encoded by the coding sequence ATGAATAAGCCTTTGTTAAGAGCAGAAGGGATTATTTCTAACGAAGAGAAGACAAAATTTCTTGTTCAATGTGATTTAGAAGAAAGTTTTTACCGTTTTCCTGGTGGAAGTATTGAATTTGGAGAAACAGCTTCTGATGCAATTAAAAGAGAATTAATTGAGGAGTTTGATTTAAAATCAAAGGTCGGTGAACTTGCTTGTGTTAATGAAAGTATTGTTGAGTATGATGGAAAGAAAAGACATGATTGTACATTAATACATTGGTGTTCAGTAGTCTTTAAGGACATTCAGGGTAATTTAATGCATAAGGAAAGACCAGAAGTAAAGCTCATTTGGCGTACATTAAACCAATTAAAAAATAGACCTACCTATCCTGAAGGCATACTAGATGTTATCGCTTCTAACAAAAATCATATAACCCATATTCTTATTGAAAAGATTTATGAATAA
- a CDS encoding DivIVA domain-containing protein has product MLHEKLSELIKDYPKLNEVCQAMIREEYFITNITTSSMSPVQQLDFTSIEVVMENHDGEKALLIFTKGIVDSMTVEKIPSTNEKIHPYILLNKEIIHNKTFKKRAFGGYDIDEVNGFLDLIIKDYRFIEEGLIKEIKMLKEDVKKIRGY; this is encoded by the coding sequence ATGCTACATGAAAAATTAAGTGAACTTATAAAAGATTACCCTAAATTGAATGAAGTTTGCCAAGCCATGATTCGTGAAGAATATTTTATAACAAATATAACTACAAGTTCTATGTCTCCTGTGCAACAACTTGATTTTACAAGTATAGAGGTTGTTATGGAAAACCATGATGGGGAAAAAGCTCTACTAATTTTCACTAAAGGAATTGTGGATTCTATGACAGTTGAAAAAATTCCTTCTACAAATGAAAAAATTCATCCATATATATTATTGAATAAAGAAATTATTCACAATAAGACTTTCAAAAAAAGAGCATTTGGTGGCTATGACATTGATGAAGTAAACGGTTTTTTAGACCTAATTATTAAGGATTATAGATTTATTGAAGAGGGTTTAATAAAAGAAATTAAAATGCTCAAGGAAGACGTGAAAAAAATAAGAGGATATTAG
- a CDS encoding IS3 family transposase (programmed frameshift) yields MARFTAEEKINIVLRYLGGHESYQEIGRDLKVSKVVMRGWVRLYEHQGAEAFCLPYTTYTQQFKLDVLSYMNEMGTSSLETAAIFNISSSGLIRNWRRAFEIGGIDALLPKKKGRPSMKKETKSNDKKTSPVDGSMEALRAENERLRMENAYFKKVERFSSGKGKITNKIKAQVIFELKAEFDVVELVKVADIPRSTYYYWEKRLQREDKYAKEKQAIEAIYHEHKGRYGYRRIAKELKKRNIFHDPKTINRLMNEMGLKCEVRIKKYRSYRGKAGKIAPNLLNRDFHAGKMNQKWVTDVTEFHLFGEKRYLSPILDLCNGEIIAYKVMSRPVYQLVGDMLAEAIGSLNPGSTVILHSDQGWQYQMKKYQKTLVKHNIRQSMSRKGNCLDNAVIENFFGLLKSELLYLQEFENMEHFERELHEYIEYYNHKRMKAKLKDLSPVEYRTQVLEAA; encoded by the exons ATGGCTAGATTTACAGCAGAAGAAAAAATCAATATAGTATTGCGTTATTTAGGAGGCCATGAAAGTTATCAGGAAATAGGAAGGGACTTAAAAGTCAGTAAAGTTGTGATGCGAGGATGGGTAAGACTTTATGAACATCAAGGGGCAGAGGCATTCTGTCTGCCCTATACAACTTATACGCAACAGTTTAAACTAGATGTACTGAGTTATATGAACGAAATGGGTACATCCTCTCTTGAAACGGCCGCAATTTTTAATATTTCGTCATCTGGTCTGATTAGAAATTGGCGAAGAGCGTTTGAAATTGGTGGAATCGATGCCCTACTACCAAAGAAAAAGGGGCGCCCATCCATGAAAAAGGAAACCAAATCGAATGACAAAAAAACATCTCCAGTTGATGGATCTATGGAAGCTCTACGAGCTGAAAATGAACGTTTGCGTATGGAGAATGCCTACT TTAAAAAAGTTGAACGCTTTAGTTCAGGAAAAGGAAAAATTACAAACAAAATCAAAGCGCAAGTAATTTTTGAACTAAAGGCTGAATTTGATGTCGTGGAATTAGTTAAAGTCGCAGACATTCCACGTAGTACTTATTATTACTGGGAAAAACGATTACAGCGTGAAGATAAATACGCGAAGGAAAAACAAGCAATCGAAGCCATTTATCATGAACATAAAGGACGTTATGGCTATCGTCGTATCGCCAAAGAATTAAAGAAAAGAAATATTTTTCATGATCCAAAGACGATCAACCGATTAATGAACGAAATGGGTTTAAAATGCGAAGTGAGGATTAAGAAGTATCGATCTTACCGTGGAAAAGCTGGCAAAATCGCACCGAATTTACTAAACCGTGATTTCCATGCAGGAAAAATGAATCAAAAATGGGTAACGGACGTAACCGAATTCCATTTATTCGGTGAGAAACGATATCTATCCCCTATACTTGATTTATGTAACGGCGAAATCATTGCTTACAAGGTAATGAGCCGCCCAGTTTATCAACTTGTGGGTGATATGTTAGCCGAGGCAATCGGGAGTTTAAATCCAGGAAGTACAGTCATTTTACACTCTGATCAAGGGTGGCAATATCAAATGAAGAAATACCAAAAAACGCTAGTGAAACATAATATAAGACAAAGTATGTCCCGTAAGGGCAATTGTTTGGATAACGCAGTCATTGAGAACTTCTTTGGCTTATTAAAGTCGGAGCTTCTTTATCTACAAGAGTTTGAGAATATGGAACATTTTGAACGTGAACTACATGAATATATCGAGTATTACAACCATAAACGAATGAAGGCAAAATTAAAAGACCTAAGTCCAGTAGAATACCGAACTCAGGTCTTAGAAGCTGCTTAA
- a CDS encoding GNAT family N-acetyltransferase, with protein sequence MIKLRKITLDNRRAIFNLEVSDEQRRFVASNLSSVATCFVLATNGGHPFPFAIYADDQPVGFVMLTYGITGYELPSIADDSYCILRLMIDKQYQNLGYGREAMKKILEFIRTFPAGPARYCWIPYGTDNFATKKLYESFGFRDNGEICDNEPITVLRL encoded by the coding sequence ATGATTAAGCTCAGAAAGATTACGTTGGATAACCGCCGTGCCATATTCAACCTTGAAGTTTCAGATGAACAACGGCGCTTCGTTGCGTCTAATCTGTCAAGCGTGGCTACGTGTTTTGTCCTTGCAACCAATGGGGGACATCCATTTCCGTTTGCCATTTATGCGGATGATCAACCGGTCGGTTTTGTAATGCTGACTTATGGAATCACCGGATACGAACTCCCGTCAATCGCAGATGATAGCTATTGTATCTTGCGACTGATGATTGACAAGCAATACCAGAATCTGGGCTACGGTCGGGAAGCCATGAAAAAAATCTTGGAATTTATACGTACCTTTCCTGCCGGGCCAGCACGTTACTGCTGGATCCCATATGGGACCGATAACTTCGCGACCAAAAAGCTTTATGAAAGCTTCGGCTTCCGTGACAATGGTGAAATCTGCGACAACGAGCCAATAACCGTATTGCGACTCTGA
- a CDS encoding cupin domain-containing protein, whose translation MNYNAINLSEKLSKFSEHWSPKVIGEMNDYQFKLVKILGDFVWHDHKDTDEAFIVIDGEMSIAFRDGEVKLSKGEMYVIPKGVEHKPYAEKECHIMLVEPKGVVNTGETNLKLTAENNIWI comes from the coding sequence ATCAATTATAATGCTATTAATCTAAGCGAGAAACTGTCCAAATTCAGTGAACACTGGTCGCCCAAAGTCATTGGTGAAATGAATGATTATCAGTTTAAGTTAGTTAAGATTTTGGGGGATTTTGTATGGCACGATCATAAAGACACCGATGAGGCATTCATCGTGATAGACGGCGAGATGTCCATTGCTTTCCGCGATGGAGAGGTTAAACTTTCCAAAGGAGAAATGTATGTGATACCAAAAGGTGTGGAACATAAGCCTTATGCTGAAAAGGAATGCCATATAATGCTGGTAGAGCCTAAAGGTGTAGTCAACACTGGTGAAACTAATTTAAAACTAACTGCTGAAAATAACATATGGATTTAA
- a CDS encoding MFS transporter, whose protein sequence is MKNNNKLWNGNFLLLCFSNFFMFTSFYMLLPTLPVFLVEHLDGTERQVGLIIAFFTTAQIFARPLAGKWLDEIGRKKVFLYARIAFFVLMFLYLNIPGLLLFFLLRLIHGFSFGIATTASGTMAADVVPSERRAEGMGYYGAFVSLALVIGPSLGVWIMNSGNFNVLFIFCCVLGGISAFLGNLIKVDDHTQKNGGDQKRSLMEKLVEPKVIHICIVSVMIVSVYGGIVSFISLYAKELKMVEASGYFFAVYSCVLLVIRPLTGKISDKYGASFVIYPGMLLCIVGTFVLSQSNTLTIFLLSAFLISLGLGSIQPSLQALVIDAVPSERRGAAIATYLMSVDLGIAGGAFVLGTIANYIGYSGMFLSSSLFVFVGLLVYGLYQLRQVKMRKEEFLQDTKNSSAL, encoded by the coding sequence ATGAAGAATAATAACAAATTATGGAATGGGAATTTTTTGCTATTATGTTTTAGCAATTTTTTTATGTTTACTAGCTTTTATATGTTGTTACCAACTTTGCCTGTTTTCTTAGTAGAGCATCTTGATGGTACAGAACGACAAGTGGGGTTAATTATCGCATTTTTTACAACAGCTCAAATATTTGCTCGCCCTCTAGCTGGGAAGTGGTTGGATGAAATCGGGAGAAAGAAAGTGTTTTTGTATGCACGTATCGCCTTTTTTGTATTAATGTTTCTCTATTTAAATATTCCGGGACTACTTTTATTTTTCCTTTTAAGATTAATTCATGGGTTTAGCTTTGGAATTGCTACAACAGCATCGGGAACAATGGCAGCTGATGTCGTGCCATCTGAACGTCGTGCTGAAGGAATGGGGTATTACGGAGCCTTCGTCAGCTTAGCACTTGTAATAGGTCCTTCATTAGGGGTATGGATTATGAATAGTGGGAATTTTAACGTTTTATTTATTTTTTGTTGTGTTCTAGGTGGAATTAGCGCTTTCTTAGGAAATTTGATTAAGGTTGATGATCATACACAAAAAAACGGTGGAGACCAAAAACGGTCTCTTATGGAAAAACTTGTCGAACCTAAAGTAATACATATCTGTATTGTTTCTGTCATGATCGTATCTGTTTATGGCGGTATTGTTTCGTTTATTTCTCTTTATGCAAAAGAATTAAAAATGGTAGAAGCATCGGGATACTTTTTTGCTGTTTATTCATGTGTGTTATTAGTAATAAGGCCTCTTACTGGAAAAATATCCGATAAATACGGAGCTTCTTTTGTCATCTATCCGGGAATGTTATTGTGTATCGTAGGAACGTTTGTGTTAAGTCAATCGAATACCCTTACTATCTTTTTGCTTTCAGCATTTCTAATAAGTCTTGGATTAGGTTCTATACAACCAAGCTTACAAGCGCTTGTAATAGACGCTGTGCCTTCCGAACGTAGAGGTGCCGCCATAGCTACTTATCTAATGTCAGTCGATTTAGGTATCGCAGGTGGAGCCTTTGTCTTAGGTACTATTGCAAATTATATTGGATACAGCGGTATGTTTTTGTCTTCTTCTTTATTTGTATTTGTGGGCTTATTGGTTTATGGACTATATCAGTTGCGGCAAGTTAAGATGCGAAAAGAGGAATTTCTACAAGACACTAAAAACTCAAGTGCACTATAA
- a CDS encoding mechanosensitive ion channel family protein — MFFLGLSQQLPVKILTVALLITLTVYLIRKSIKLFFEKTSILDEKREETLMHFVNQVTKVLGLVFFFIYVLSHFFDLAKLVTGSVVLAGALALILQHIIRDYIMGLTYLFERQIHHGDYVIINGNRQGKIEEISMRHLKIRQYDGYLYSVSYSNISELQNGNRGMRRVNESLILNYRQNPDDAFKVMEEVAQTCNEKYGEYLLKDENGVPVESFKFNQITELNVDFRGHRYSLSGLVKEADFVEMSKKVRYELAMAAYKNDLMMGESLNTSH; from the coding sequence ATGTTTTTCTTGGGACTGTCCCAGCAGTTGCCCGTAAAAATTTTAACGGTGGCTCTGCTGATTACACTCACGGTTTATTTGATCCGCAAATCCATCAAGCTTTTCTTTGAAAAAACAAGCATCTTGGATGAAAAGCGAGAAGAGACATTGATGCATTTTGTCAACCAGGTGACAAAGGTATTGGGACTGGTGTTCTTCTTTATTTATGTGCTTAGCCATTTCTTCGACCTGGCAAAGCTTGTCACTGGTTCGGTCGTGTTGGCAGGTGCCTTGGCATTGATACTTCAGCATATCATCCGCGATTACATTATGGGGTTGACCTACTTGTTTGAGCGCCAGATCCATCACGGGGATTATGTCATTATCAATGGGAACCGTCAGGGAAAAATCGAGGAAATCAGCATGCGCCACCTAAAGATCCGCCAGTATGACGGATATCTCTATTCGGTCTCCTATAGCAACATCTCGGAACTTCAGAACGGGAACCGGGGAATGCGCCGGGTGAACGAAAGCCTTATCCTCAACTATAGGCAAAATCCGGACGATGCTTTCAAGGTGATGGAGGAAGTAGCACAAACATGCAACGAGAAATACGGTGAATACCTGTTGAAGGATGAGAACGGCGTTCCCGTGGAGAGTTTCAAATTCAACCAAATCACCGAACTGAACGTGGATTTCAGGGGTCACCGGTATTCATTATCAGGTCTTGTGAAGGAAGCGGATTTCGTTGAAATGAGCAAAAAAGTGAGGTATGAACTGGCGATGGCTGCCTACAAGAACGACTTGATGATGGGAGAGAGCCTCAACACAAGCCATTAA
- a CDS encoding methyl-accepting chemotaxis protein: MERFNQTVNTTFDAINKLGEKSHEIGTIVKVITGISEQINLLALNAAIEAARAGEHGKGFAVVADEVRKLAEQSRQSSSEVSNIVKNIQEETEIVVKSMQQGTEEFKDTNTTIVEVGTMFENILSTTKIIARNNENSSASTEELSSASHQIMTTIVEIASISRESVEMFEELIEISDDEMQTMQKLVQEAKNLVELKNDVNKLLFGWNDGVETAEA; the protein is encoded by the coding sequence ATGGAGCGATTTAATCAAACGGTAAATACAACATTTGATGCAATAAATAAACTCGGAGAAAAATCTCACGAAATCGGCACTATTGTAAAAGTGATTACAGGGATTTCAGAACAAATTAATTTATTGGCGTTGAATGCGGCAATAGAAGCTGCCCGTGCGGGGGAACATGGTAAAGGATTTGCGGTTGTTGCTGATGAGGTTCGAAAATTGGCCGAACAATCACGCCAGTCTTCTTCTGAAGTATCAAATATTGTAAAGAATATACAAGAAGAAACTGAAATAGTTGTCAAGTCAATGCAACAGGGAACAGAAGAATTTAAAGATACAAACACGACCATTGTAGAGGTTGGAACCATGTTCGAAAATATTCTATCTACGACAAAGATCATTGCTAGAAATAATGAAAATTCCTCTGCTAGTACAGAAGAATTATCTTCTGCTTCTCACCAGATAATGACAACAATTGTTGAGATAGCTTCTATCTCTCGGGAATCTGTTGAAATGTTTGAGGAATTAATAGAAATTAGTGATGATGAAATGCAAACAATGCAAAAGCTTGTTCAGGAAGCGAAGAATCTTGTAGAGTTAAAAAATGATGTAAATAAATTACTATTTGGATGGAATGATGGTGTAGAAACTGCGGAAGCTTAA
- a CDS encoding pyridoxal phosphate-dependent decarboxylase family protein, producing MKKIQKLFPSMDGNDFQREEILSYFRMILTKIDELKDPNKLTLGEMPEYTEDYYNRVIQEADVPKTGVSIEEVIQELLKLVEGHRYVNRNYVANAAPLPNISSIIGNLVMVLVNGNNIWDVEGPAAATAEIEVTSMLSKLIGYDESISAGYTTWGGQGAVFNSLRLAIARYAPSSNQNGVPQNLYCFCSELSHYSLYKSVEATGIGVENMIRVKANADHSMNLEDLKEKMEHVIAKGGVPLYVLATMGTTDTFGVDDIEGIKRIAEELERTYGIYPIYIHADSAMGGMYTFFNDYDFDSNPLRFEDNVNEVLNSYQQKFKYIKLADSMVFDFHKLGQTPYITSLFLIKNREYLKYVDLDAAETPYVGNRGYGSYHTGYTLECSRMGSALTIYASLLSFGIEGYQELLANYIRVNIAFRETLTKEVSNVVITNEVSPITTFRFYPEKTKWNDELNGLLTVEEMTEINQFNDEFAEVIGAERDTVFFGNTKKQRLVEATNSNKRISVYAHKFFAISPYTTIEEVDRYVGFLKEHLAFFQKTRSSENIKITTR from the coding sequence ATGAAGAAAATACAAAAATTGTTTCCTAGTATGGACGGGAATGACTTTCAAAGAGAAGAAATATTGTCCTACTTTAGGATGATTTTAACGAAAATAGATGAATTAAAGGATCCTAACAAACTAACGTTGGGAGAAATGCCCGAGTACACAGAGGATTACTATAATCGTGTCATTCAAGAGGCTGACGTTCCAAAAACAGGTGTGTCAATTGAGGAAGTGATTCAGGAGCTTCTAAAATTGGTAGAAGGACACCGGTACGTTAATCGAAATTATGTAGCCAATGCAGCACCACTTCCGAATATTTCCAGTATTATCGGAAATTTAGTAATGGTGCTAGTCAATGGGAACAATATTTGGGATGTAGAAGGACCAGCGGCGGCTACAGCAGAAATCGAAGTAACTAGTATGCTATCCAAACTTATCGGATACGACGAAAGCATCAGTGCAGGATATACAACTTGGGGAGGGCAAGGGGCTGTCTTTAACTCTTTACGTCTTGCCATTGCCCGTTACGCGCCGTCCTCTAATCAAAATGGTGTGCCGCAAAATCTCTATTGCTTCTGTTCAGAGCTATCACACTACAGTCTATATAAATCTGTAGAAGCAACTGGGATTGGCGTTGAAAACATGATTCGCGTGAAAGCTAATGCTGATCATTCTATGAATCTAGAAGATTTAAAAGAAAAAATGGAGCATGTTATTGCAAAAGGAGGCGTTCCTCTTTATGTCCTTGCCACAATGGGAACTACTGATACATTTGGGGTTGATGACATTGAGGGAATTAAGCGGATAGCAGAAGAATTGGAACGCACATATGGCATATACCCAATCTATATTCATGCAGACTCTGCTATGGGGGGCATGTATACTTTCTTTAATGATTACGACTTTGACAGCAATCCTCTGCGATTTGAAGATAACGTTAATGAGGTATTGAATTCCTATCAACAGAAGTTTAAATATATCAAGCTTGCAGATAGTATGGTCTTTGATTTCCATAAGCTTGGACAAACGCCATACATCACGAGTTTATTTTTAATCAAAAACAGAGAGTATCTTAAGTATGTTGATTTAGATGCAGCGGAAACCCCGTATGTTGGGAATCGCGGCTATGGTAGCTATCATACAGGCTACACGCTCGAATGCTCGCGAATGGGAAGTGCTTTGACGATTTATGCGTCTTTATTATCATTTGGAATCGAAGGTTATCAAGAGCTTTTAGCCAACTATATTCGTGTCAATATTGCATTTAGGGAAACGTTAACAAAAGAAGTTTCGAATGTGGTGATCACGAATGAGGTTTCTCCGATTACAACATTCCGTTTTTATCCTGAAAAGACAAAATGGAATGATGAATTGAACGGACTTTTAACCGTAGAAGAAATGACGGAAATCAATCAATTCAATGACGAGTTTGCAGAGGTAATTGGTGCCGAACGAGATACGGTCTTCTTTGGAAATACAAAAAAGCAGCGTCTCGTAGAAGCAACAAACTCAAACAAGCGGATATCCGTATATGCGCATAAATTTTTTGCGATCTCGCCATACACAACAATAGAAGAGGTCGACCGTTATGTTGGATTTCTAAAAGAACACCTAGCATTTTTCCAGAAAACGAGAAGTAGTGAAAATATTAAAATAACAACTCGTTAA
- a CDS encoding tyrosine-type recombinase/integrase, with the protein MELLDTIRLKEYLAISGKHLKPASLAHRIRFMKSFFRWSHEEGYLSKNPTSKIKEPKVGKQIPKYLTEREIEHLRESCHSPMEKAIFEFMFSTGCRIGEIVALEKNHINWSNQSAIVRGKGDKERKVYFNTRCDIWLKRYLESRNDHHPAIFVTARQPHKMSVAQMRYIIKRISKRAEINKAIHPHQLRHSYATHLLNNGAPIEVIQSLMGHEKSETTRIYAQLSGRLRKEYYQKYF; encoded by the coding sequence ATGGAATTGCTGGACACAATTCGACTGAAGGAATATCTTGCAATATCCGGCAAGCATTTAAAACCAGCCAGTCTTGCACATCGTATCCGCTTTATGAAATCATTTTTTCGTTGGTCTCATGAAGAAGGATACCTGAGTAAGAATCCTACTTCCAAAATTAAAGAACCCAAAGTGGGAAAGCAGATACCCAAGTATCTAACCGAACGGGAGATTGAACACCTTCGTGAATCCTGTCATTCCCCAATGGAAAAAGCGATTTTCGAATTTATGTTTTCTACCGGTTGTCGGATTGGAGAGATTGTTGCGTTAGAAAAGAACCATATCAATTGGTCCAATCAATCCGCGATCGTTAGAGGAAAAGGTGATAAGGAAAGGAAAGTTTATTTTAATACACGTTGCGACATATGGCTTAAACGCTATTTAGAAAGCCGGAATGACCATCATCCTGCCATCTTTGTAACTGCAAGACAGCCACATAAAATGAGTGTCGCCCAAATGCGGTACATCATCAAGCGGATCTCCAAACGGGCTGAAATCAATAAAGCGATTCATCCACACCAACTTAGACACAGCTACGCAACTCATTTGTTGAATAATGGAGCTCCTATTGAAGTCATACAAAGTCTTATGGGGCATGAGAAAAGTGAAACCACCAGGATATACGCTCAATTAAGCGGGAGGCTAAGGAAAGAGTATTATCAGAAGTACTTTTAA